A portion of the Carya illinoinensis cultivar Pawnee chromosome 11, C.illinoinensisPawnee_v1, whole genome shotgun sequence genome contains these proteins:
- the LOC122282356 gene encoding transcription elongation factor TFIIS-like, whose translation MDSSKMVEIRSKRCKNSGIISASTCSTRVTKKARMDICETEPDQKRKVVKVTDSAKAYRERVRKQLEEAFSGVASEADDGIRHDVEACDPVQVAASVESAMFEKIGWSNRVSKAKYQSVLFNLKNSQNLDLRRKVLLGQIVPEVLVSMTAEEMASQKRERENVQIRLKTMKRCMHGTDEKEKASTDMFKCGRCGERKCSYYQMQTRSADEPMTTYITCINCNNHWKL comes from the coding sequence ATGGATTCGAGCAAGATGGTGGAGATTCGGTCAAAACGATGCAAGAACAGTGGTATCATTTCAGCATCAACTTGCAGCACCAGGGTAACAAAAAAAGCGAGAATGGATATTTGTGAAACAGAGCCAGATCAGAAGAGAAAGGTTGTTAAGGTAACAGACTCTGCTAAGGCTTACCGTGAAAGGGTTCGCAAACAACTAGAGGAGGCTTTCTCTGGCGTCGCGAGTGAAGCCGATGATGGCATTCGGCATGATGTAGAAGCATGTGACCCGGTTCAGGTTGCTGCCTCCGTAGAATCTGCAATGTTCGAGAAAATAGGTTGGAGTAACAGGGTTAGCAAGGCCAAGTACCAATCTGTATTGTTCAACCTAAAGAACTCCCAAAATCTGGATTTAAGGAGAAAGGTTCTTCTTGGACAGATCGTGCCGGAGGTGCTTGTGAGCATGACTGCGGAAGAGATGGCAAGCCAGAAAAGGGAGCGTGAAAACGTCCAGATTCGATTGAAGACaatgaaaagatgtatgcatggaACGGACGAGAAAGAAAAAGCCTCCACAGATATGTTCAAGTGTGGAAGGTGTGGTGAGCGCAAGTGCAGTTACTATCAAATGCAGACAAGGAGTGCTGATGAGCCAATGACTACCTATATCACGTGCATCAattgcaacaatcactggaagcTTTGA